One window from the genome of Pseudomonadota bacterium encodes:
- the thrC gene encoding threonine synthase — protein sequence MKPVTYYNTNDHNDRATFEDALLKGMASNYGLYMIPRDEIPLVSPEIIANMKYMSYAEIAFEVLNLYLASEIPADALKTILDDAYRADKITTDVQYITGRTYIMWLTQGPTYSFKDYAARFFGRMLSYFLGKKGLKRVVVVATSGDTGGAVADALYGLERIDNIVFYPKGSISGGQRRQMTTLGDNIYAFEVNGDFDVCQALAKHILGDKDLAQEVFGDPERFTSANSISLGRLLPQAVYPFFAYSRISEKDEGFIASVPSGNFGDMMGTVVAKQMGLPVSKIICGVNENTEFPDFLKSGQYMVKPSIKAPSSAMIVSHPSNIARLIDFYGGHMYDERDPVAGQVIRPGIIDRMPDMDQMRRDIFSIGITNSQHYETMKDVYDGHHVVLDPHGAVGWRTLEIFLHGKHDKASVIYETADPGKFPDDVKEAIGIVPEPPPGMKTQAGLTERIYSIENRPESTPQGMGLSNSQVEEAKQKIREIFKKKR from the coding sequence ATGAAACCGGTTACATATTATAATACTAACGATCACAACGACAGGGCCACCTTTGAAGATGCACTCCTGAAAGGCATGGCCTCTAATTATGGTCTGTATATGATCCCGCGAGACGAAATTCCCCTTGTCTCTCCTGAAATAATAGCCAACATGAAGTACATGTCTTATGCTGAAATAGCCTTTGAAGTGTTGAATCTGTACCTTGCCTCTGAAATACCGGCAGACGCATTAAAGACAATTCTCGACGATGCCTACCGGGCCGATAAAATAACGACTGATGTACAGTACATTACCGGCAGGACATATATTATGTGGCTGACGCAGGGGCCCACATATTCTTTTAAGGACTATGCCGCACGCTTTTTCGGGAGGATGCTCAGCTATTTCCTCGGCAAAAAGGGTTTAAAGAGGGTAGTTGTTGTTGCAACGAGCGGTGATACCGGCGGTGCAGTGGCTGATGCACTCTATGGCCTTGAACGTATTGATAATATAGTGTTTTATCCCAAAGGGTCGATCAGCGGCGGTCAGAGAAGACAGATGACCACGCTGGGTGATAACATATATGCCTTTGAAGTGAATGGGGATTTTGATGTTTGCCAGGCCCTGGCAAAGCATATCCTTGGTGATAAGGATTTAGCTCAGGAAGTCTTTGGAGACCCCGAAAGGTTTACCTCGGCAAACTCGATAAGCCTCGGGAGGCTCCTGCCCCAGGCAGTGTATCCTTTTTTTGCCTATTCAAGAATTTCTGAAAAGGATGAAGGATTTATCGCAAGCGTTCCATCGGGGAATTTCGGCGATATGATGGGAACCGTTGTTGCAAAACAGATGGGGCTTCCGGTATCGAAGATCATCTGCGGGGTAAACGAGAATACTGAGTTTCCTGATTTCCTTAAAAGCGGTCAATATATGGTAAAACCGTCAATAAAAGCGCCCTCTTCTGCCATGATAGTGTCTCACCCAAGCAACATTGCGAGGTTGATAGATTTCTACGGGGGGCATATGTATGACGAAAGAGACCCTGTTGCCGGACAGGTAATAAGGCCGGGTATTATTGACAGGATGCCGGATATGGATCAAATGAGGAGGGATATATTCTCTATCGGCATAACCAACTCCCAGCACTATGAGACAATGAAGGATGTTTATGACGGGCACCATGTTGTTCTTGACCCTCACGGAGCAGTGGGCTGGAGGACGCTTGAGATATTTCTGCATGGAAAGCACGATAAGGCTTCGGTGATTTATGAGACAGCAGACCCCGGCAAGTTTCCGGATGACGTAAAAGAAGCCATCGGCATAGTCCCGGAACCCCCACCCGGCATGAAGACACAGGCAGGATTGACAGAAAGGATTTATAGTATTGAAAACAGACCTGAGTCAACACCGCAGGGTATGGGTTTGAGTAACAGTCAGGTTGAAGAGGCAAAGCAGAAGATAAGGGAGATATTTAAGAAAAAAAGATGA
- a CDS encoding rhodanese-like domain-containing protein: MKNILSWQVFNTGNQKPSAGQFSLSLVFILPVLILTMFFAASCELTDDFKAIQAEELKKMMDEKVPFLLVDNRSEYEYRDVRIPGAINIPQERFRFLDRLLPKDKTFTIVFYCRGGG; the protein is encoded by the coding sequence ATGAAGAACATTCTATCATGGCAGGTTTTTAATACCGGCAACCAAAAACCCTCTGCCGGACAATTCAGTCTTTCTTTGGTTTTCATTTTACCGGTTTTGATATTGACGATGTTCTTTGCCGCCTCCTGCGAACTTACCGATGACTTTAAGGCAATACAAGCGGAAGAGCTGAAAAAGATGATGGATGAAAAAGTTCCTTTTCTTTTAGTGGACAACAGGAGCGAATATGAATATAGAGATGTCCGCATACCGGGGGCAATTAACATACCCCAGGAACGATTCAGGTTTCTTGATAGGCTGCTGCCGAAAGACAAAACGTTTACCATTGTGTTCTATTGCAGGGGAGGCGGGTGA